The window CGAGTGAAGGAGCGAGAGAAGGAACGAGAGAAGGAACGAGTGAAGGAGCGAGTGAAGGAGCGAGAGAAGGAACGAGTGAAGGAACGAGTGAAGGAGCGAGTGAAGGAGCGAGTGAAGGAGCGAGAGAAGGAACGAGTGAAGGAACGAGTGAAGGAACGAGTGAAGGAGCGAGTGAAGGAGCGAGTGAAGGAGCGAGTGAAGGAACGAGTGAAGGAGCGAGTGAAGGAACGAGTGAAGGAGCGAGAGAAGGAACGAGTGAAGGAGCGAGTGAAGGAACGAGTGAAGGAGCGAGAGAAGGAACGAGTGAAG is drawn from Micropterus dolomieu isolate WLL.071019.BEF.003 ecotype Adirondacks unplaced genomic scaffold, ASM2129224v1 contig_7135, whole genome shotgun sequence and contains these coding sequences:
- the LOC123964951 gene encoding putative uncharacterized protein DDB_G0271982 translates to ERVKEREKERVKERVKERVKERVKEREKERVKERVKERVKERVKERVKERVKERVKERVKERVKEREKERVKERVKERVKEREKERVKERVKEREKEREKERVKERVKEREKERVKER